The following proteins come from a genomic window of Triticum aestivum cultivar Chinese Spring chromosome 6A, IWGSC CS RefSeq v2.1, whole genome shotgun sequence:
- the LOC123131956 gene encoding putative pentatricopeptide repeat-containing protein At1g19290 → MLQRCHLLRPVSSPLLRRRPIHSSAPPQADGEVGAATDTTLLGRLTRLLLLHRFPAVSRLLSSSPLTHALLHAALRRVRLDPDAALHLFRLAPYRPSLLAHAQLLHILAHARRLPAARALVASLLSARSSSAAPSLFPHLAEVYKDFSFSAASFDLLLRAHADAGQLTDALHVFDEMGKFGCRRTLRSCNRLLNQLVQAGDVGTAVAVFEQMRCDGTLPDEFTVAIMAKAYCRDGRVAQAVDFVQDTERMGVEVNLVAYHAVMDGYCGVGQAEAARRILLSLESKGLSPNVVTYTLLVKGYCKEGRVEEAERVVREMKENEKIVVDEVAYGAVINGYCQRGRMEDANRVRAEMIDVGLQVNLFVYNTLINGYCKLGRMFEVEKLLQEMEDRGVSLDKYSYNTLVDGYCRNGSMNKAFATCDMMVRNGFAGTTLTYNTLLNGFCSRGAIDDALKLWFLMLKRGVVPNEISCSTLLDGFFKAGKTEKALNLWKETLARGLGRNVVTVNTVINGLCKIRRMVEAEELFGRMKEWRCPADSLTYRTLIDGYCKIGDLDRATQIRVDMEHLGFAPSVEMFNSFITGFFVARQSGKVNDIVVEMTAKGFSPNTVTYGALIAGWCKEGNLHDAYDLYFEMAEKGLAPNLFICSALVSCFYRQGKVDEANLMLQNLVGTDMIPNCSANTLDIGKVAHVIESVAGGNHQSAKIMWNIVIFGLCKLGRVSDARNLFEDLKVKGFVPDNYTYSSLIHGCSASGFVDVAFGLRDAMLGVGLTPNIVTYNSLIYGLCKSGNVQRAVSLFSKLQSKGMSPNAITYNTLIDGHCKDGNTTEAFKLKQKMIEQGIQPNVFTYSILIHGLCTQGYMEEAIKLLDQMIENNVDPNYVTYWTLIQGYVRCGNMKEISKLYNEMHIRGLLPANGTGHVKHADPVVICKQPECKYGQC, encoded by the coding sequence ATGCTCCAGAGATGCCACTTACTCCGACCTGTTTCctcccccctcctccgccgccgccccatccACTCCTCCGCTCCGCCCCAAGCCGACGGCGAGGTCGGCGCCGCGACCGACACCACTCTACTAGGCCGTCtcactcgcctcctcctcctccaccgcttCCCCGCCGTCtcccgcctcctctcctcctccccgctCACACACGCCCTCCtccacgccgccctccgccgcgtccGCCTCGACCCGGACGCCGCCCTCCACCTCTTCCGCCTTGCCCCGtaccgcccctccctcctcgcccacgcccagctccttcACATCCTCGCCCACGCCCGCCGCCTGCCCGCCGCGCGCGCCCTCGTCGCCTCGCTCCTCTCCGCCCGCTCCAGCTCCGCAGCCCCATCCCTCTTCCCCCACCTCGCCGAGGTGTACAAAGACTTCTCCTTCTCCGCCGCCTCCTTCGACCTGCTCCTCCGAGCCCACGCAGACGCTGGCCAGCTTACCGACGCCCTCCACGTGTTCGATGAAATGGGGAAGTTCGGGTGCCGCCGCACCCTGCGGTCCTGCAACCGCCTGCTCAACCAGCTTGTACAGGCTGGGGATGTGGGCACCGCGGTGGCTGTGTTTGAGCAGATGCGGTGTGATGGTACACTGCCGGACGAGTTCACGGTGGCCATCATGGCAAAGGCGTACTGCAGGGATGGGAGGGTGGCACAAGCAGTGGATTTCGTGCAGGACACGGAGAGGATGGGTGTGGAGGTGAACCTTGTGGCATATCATGCGGTTATGGATGGGTATTGTGGAGTAGGACAGGCCGAGGCTGCGAGAAGGATTTTGCTGTCACTGGAGAGTAAGGGTCTGTCACCGAATGTTGTGACATATACCTTACTTGTAAAGGGTTACTGTAAGGAGGggagggtggaggaggctgagAGGGTGGTAAGGGAAATGAAAGAAAATGAGAAGATTGTGGTTGACGAGGTAGCCTATGGTGCGGTGATCAATGGCTATTGCCAAAGGGGAAGAATGGAAGATGCCAACAGGGTAAGAGCTGAGATGATTGATGTCGGACTGCAGGTTAATTTGTTTGTGTACAACACACTGATCAATGGATATTGCAAGTTGGGGAGGATGTTTGAAGTAGAGaaacttttacaggagatggaggACAGAGGGGTGAGTCTGGATAAATACAGTTACAATACTCTAGTAGATGGGTATTGCAGAAATGGTTCCATGAACAAGGCATTTGCAACCTGTGATATGATGGTAAGGAATGGGTTCGCAGGAACAACACTAACATATAACACGCTATTGAATGGTTTTTGCTCACGTGGTGCTATTGATGATGCACTTAAATTGTGGTTCTTGATGTTGAAGAGAGGAGTAGTGCCTAATGAAATTAGCTGTAGCACACTGCTGGATGGTTTCTTCAAAGCAGGTAAAACCGAGAAGGCCTTGAACCTTTGGAAGGAAACCTTAGCAAGGGGTTTGGGAAGAAACGTGGTTACAGTTAACACAGTTATCAATGGGCTGTGTAAGATTAGGAGGATGGTTGAAGCAGAGGAGCTATTTGGTAGGATGAAGGAATGGAGATGTCCTGCTGACAGCTTGACTTACAGAACACTAATTGATGGTTACTGTAAAATAGGTGACCTGGATAGAGCTACTCAAATTAGGGTTGACATGGAACATTTAGGCTTTGCTCCTTCAGTTGAAATGTTCAATTCTTTCATAACCGGATTCTTTGTAGCTaggcaaagtggcaaggtgaatgaTATCGTTGTTGAAATGACTGCAAAGGGATTTTCTCCTAATACAGTCACTTATGGAGCCCTGATAGCTGGATGGTGTAAAGAGGGCAATCTGCATGATGCCTATGATTTGTATTTTGAAATGGCCGAGAAAGGTCTGGCTCCAAATCTCTTCATCTGCAGTGCTTTAGTGAGCTGTTTCTATAGACAGGGAAAGGTTGATGAGGCAAATTTGATGTTGCAAAATCTTGTCGGCACAGACATGATTCCAAACTGCAGTGCAAACACGCTTGATATTGGTAAAGTAGCACATGTCATTGAATCTGTTGCTGGCGGAAATCATCAGTCTGCAAAAATTATGTGGAACATTGTTATTTTTGGGCTGTGCAAATTGGGTAGAGTTTCAGATGCTAGAAATTTGTTTGAGGATCTGAAAGTAAAGGGATTCGTTCCTGATAACTACACTTATTCTAGCCTCATTCATGGTTGCTCTGCCTCAGGTTTTGTCGATGTAGCTTTTGGCCTGAGGGATGCGATGTTGGGCGTTGGTCTTACTCCAAATATCGTAACATACAATTCTCTCATCTATGGCCTCTGCAAGTCTGGGAATGTTCAAAGGGCAGTTAGTCTTTTCAGTAAGTTGCAATCAAAGGGTATGTCCCCTAATGCTATCACCTATAATACCCTGATTGATGGACATTGCAAGGATGGTAATACAACTGAAGCCTTCAAGTTAAAACAAAAGATGATCGAGCAAGGTATTCAGCCTAATGTATTCACCTATTCTATACTGATCCATGGTCTCTGTACTCAAGGGTATATGGAAGAAGCAATCAAGCTTCTGGATCAAATGATTGAGAATAATGTGGATCCAAATTATGTTACATATTGGACACTGATTCAAGGTTATGTTCGGTGTGGTAATATGAAAGAGATTTCCAAGCTTTACAATGAGATGCATATCCGTGGACTTCTGCCTGCCAATGGTACTGGACATGTAAAACATGCAGATCCTGTTGTAATTTGTAAACAGCCAGAATGTAAATATGGACAGTGCTAA